The proteins below come from a single Archangium lipolyticum genomic window:
- a CDS encoding Kelch repeat-containing protein — MLKRIRLSLLVAGAATVAGACGGAEAPFLPADGVVRSSDAKALATDGTHWTQEASALAMRMRHSAVLLDSGAVLVAGGADYYRYLQSAELYNPYTNTWTRTGSMNAPHEIFTAIRLGSGQVLVSGGHGSVEPVPSSIAELYDPATGTWNLTGPMVVPRVSHSSTLLDSGQVLAAGGYTPFGGQPVGAELYDPSTGTWSLTGPMPSYRADHSATRLYSGEVLVTGGLPFTRKVDLYSPSTNTWRQVQSLPTIRANHTATRLYSGYVLVAGGMDANGKALSSVDVYDPYNDRWFSAPPMNRPRRGHTATLLYSGQVLVTGGRGDSSGDYVPTSELYDPATNTWTLVGDMLHPRHLHSATLLETGDVLVTGGVSRQGLIWYTERYTP, encoded by the coding sequence ATGCTCAAGAGGATTCGTCTGTCGTTGTTGGTGGCGGGGGCCGCCACTGTCGCGGGTGCGTGTGGTGGCGCGGAGGCGCCGTTCCTTCCGGCTGACGGGGTGGTCCGGTCTTCCGACGCGAAGGCGCTCGCCACGGACGGGACGCATTGGACCCAGGAGGCCTCCGCGCTGGCCATGCGCATGCGGCACTCGGCGGTGCTGCTCGACTCGGGTGCGGTGCTGGTGGCGGGTGGCGCGGACTACTACCGCTACCTCCAGAGCGCGGAGCTGTACAATCCCTACACGAATACATGGACTCGCACGGGCTCGATGAACGCACCGCACGAGATCTTCACCGCGATCCGGCTCGGCTCGGGCCAGGTGCTGGTGTCGGGAGGTCATGGTTCCGTCGAGCCGGTCCCCTCCAGCATCGCCGAGCTGTACGACCCGGCCACCGGCACATGGAACCTCACGGGCCCCATGGTGGTGCCTCGCGTCTCCCACTCCTCCACGCTGCTCGATTCGGGCCAGGTGCTGGCGGCGGGTGGTTACACGCCCTTCGGAGGTCAGCCGGTTGGAGCGGAGCTGTACGACCCCTCCACGGGCACGTGGAGCCTCACGGGCCCCATGCCCTCCTACCGGGCGGATCACTCCGCGACACGGCTCTACTCGGGCGAGGTGCTGGTGACGGGCGGGCTGCCGTTCACCCGGAAGGTGGACCTGTACAGCCCGTCCACGAACACGTGGCGGCAGGTGCAATCCCTACCGACGATCCGTGCCAACCATACCGCCACGCGGCTCTACTCCGGCTATGTGCTGGTGGCGGGCGGCATGGACGCGAACGGGAAGGCCTTGAGCTCGGTGGACGTGTACGATCCGTACAACGACCGGTGGTTCTCCGCTCCTCCGATGAACCGGCCGCGCCGGGGTCACACCGCGACGCTGCTGTACTCGGGACAGGTGCTGGTGACGGGGGGGAGGGGCGATTCATCCGGTGACTACGTGCCCACCTCCGAGTTGTATGACCCGGCGACGAACACCTGGACGCTGGTGGGCGACATGCTTCATCCCAGGCACCTCCACTCCGCCACACTGCTGGAGACGGGGGATGTGCTGGTGACGGGCGGTGTGAGCCGCCAGGGCCTCATCTGGTATACCGAGCGCTATACGCCATGA
- a CDS encoding M14 family metallopeptidase has translation MPSSVTGVLAAAAALALSPVVARAAAPEEGPSRPSVLLARVSFKSRVDLDRLAETLDLSAAVDHEKKTVEAVLSPEEYDALVKEGRRVEILEEQTRLLNEPREGRVSLAGGIPGYSCYRTVDETYAAMAQLPITYPNLASWNDIGDTWDKVTAGGKPGDDLRVLVLTNKARSGSKARFFLMGGIHAREYTTAELATRFAEQLVSRYGTDPDVTWLLDYSELHVVVQSNPDGRRVAETGLSKRKNTNTSEGSCSTTTYGVDLNRNSSFDWGGAGASSSACNDTYRGRSAASEPETKTLENYILSLFPDQRGPASTDPAPADATGLMLSLHSYGGYVLYPWSATTAAAPNATQLRTLGRKFNYFNGYQACQVSSCLYSASGSTDAFAYGRLGVAAFTFEMGSAFFESCTTFENTIVPKNMPALSYAFKAARRPYQVAAGPDSINLALSASSVMQGTPVTLTARADDTRYGTNGGTEGSQAIAAARYSIDAPSWVSGTPTFALSAVDGSFNSTAESVQATVFTSGLAPGRHTIFVESQDASGNWGVPTAIFLDVR, from the coding sequence ATGCCGTCGTCCGTCACTGGAGTTCTCGCAGCCGCAGCAGCGCTCGCCCTCTCACCTGTCGTTGCCCGGGCAGCAGCCCCCGAGGAGGGGCCGTCCCGTCCGTCCGTCCTCCTGGCCCGGGTGTCGTTCAAGTCCCGGGTAGACCTGGATCGACTCGCCGAGACGCTGGACCTCAGTGCGGCGGTGGATCATGAGAAGAAGACCGTGGAGGCGGTACTCTCGCCCGAGGAGTACGACGCGCTGGTGAAAGAGGGTCGCCGCGTGGAGATCCTCGAGGAACAGACGCGGCTCCTGAACGAGCCACGCGAGGGGCGGGTGTCCCTGGCCGGCGGGATTCCCGGCTACTCGTGCTACCGCACGGTGGACGAGACCTACGCCGCGATGGCGCAGCTGCCCATCACCTACCCGAACCTCGCCTCGTGGAATGACATCGGCGACACCTGGGACAAGGTGACGGCGGGAGGCAAGCCGGGAGATGACCTGCGGGTGCTGGTGCTGACGAACAAGGCGCGCTCGGGCTCCAAGGCGCGGTTCTTCCTGATGGGCGGCATCCACGCCCGCGAGTACACGACGGCGGAGCTGGCCACGCGCTTCGCCGAGCAACTCGTGAGCCGTTACGGCACGGACCCGGATGTCACCTGGCTGCTCGACTACTCCGAGCTGCACGTCGTGGTGCAGTCCAACCCGGACGGCCGCCGCGTCGCGGAGACGGGTTTGTCCAAGCGCAAGAACACCAACACCAGCGAGGGCTCCTGCTCCACGACGACGTACGGAGTGGATCTCAACCGCAACAGCAGCTTCGACTGGGGTGGCGCGGGCGCGAGCAGCAGCGCGTGCAATGACACCTACCGGGGGCGCTCGGCGGCCTCCGAGCCGGAGACGAAGACGCTGGAGAACTACATCCTCTCCCTCTTCCCGGATCAGCGCGGGCCCGCCTCCACGGATCCCGCCCCCGCGGACGCCACGGGCCTGATGCTCAGCCTCCACAGCTACGGCGGTTATGTGCTCTATCCCTGGTCGGCCACCACGGCGGCGGCGCCGAACGCGACCCAGTTGCGCACCCTGGGGCGCAAGTTCAACTACTTCAATGGCTATCAGGCGTGCCAGGTGAGCTCGTGCCTGTATTCGGCCTCGGGCTCCACGGACGCCTTCGCCTACGGGCGGCTCGGCGTCGCGGCGTTCACCTTCGAGATGGGAAGTGCCTTCTTCGAGAGCTGCACCACCTTCGAGAACACCATCGTCCCCAAGAACATGCCGGCCCTCTCCTACGCCTTCAAGGCGGCGCGGCGGCCGTATCAGGTGGCGGCGGGCCCGGACTCCATCAACCTCGCGCTGTCGGCGAGCAGCGTGATGCAGGGGACCCCGGTGACGCTCACAGCTCGGGCGGATGACACCCGCTACGGCACGAACGGGGGTACGGAAGGCTCGCAGGCCATCGCCGCCGCGCGCTACTCCATCGATGCGCCGTCCTGGGTGTCGGGGACGCCCACGTTCGCACTGAGCGCGGTGGACGGAAGCTTCAACAGCACGGCCGAGTCGGTGCAGGCCACGGTCTTCACCTCTGGCCTGGCACCGGGCCGGCACACGATCTTCGTGGAGAGCCAGGACGCCAGCGGAAACTGGGGCGTCCCCACCGCCATCTTCCTGGACGTGCGGTAG
- a CDS encoding RluA family pseudouridine synthase yields MQAVLTYFDPQPAPAELPVRLSSPFAHGPPHALARRAAEELRLHLRRGDLGGGLELRELEAPGGGKMFGVLVVAAPDGRIGYLRAFSGMLAGHWQVDGFAPPLFDQAMRDTFWPAGQAELSALGDRHAALREGADPVALRASLVELEHLRAGLSRQLWQQLSYTYVIPNARGEERPLGALFAPAPPPGGAGDCAAPKLLAHAYRHHLRPLALAEFWWGAPPLTGERHAGEYYPACRGKCGRVLPYMLEGLSVEASPLLEEAAGVVEDPRVVHEDPWVLVVDKPRGLLSVPGRHSPGRDSVLVRLRRKFPEESGLHIVHPLDFEASGLMLVARAPEIHAALQRQFARSEAHARYVAWLDGHVTGDQGVVELPLRSDADDRPRHIVDPLHGKRAITEWCVTQRSGTRTRVALIPRTARTHQLRVHAAHPLGLGAPIVGDLLYGGDGTRLMLHAEAVTFIHPRTGERIDIESLAPDWPYPVTRS; encoded by the coding sequence TTGCAAGCTGTCTTGACGTATTTCGATCCCCAGCCCGCTCCAGCCGAGCTGCCGGTGCGGCTCTCGAGCCCGTTCGCGCACGGCCCGCCGCATGCCCTGGCGCGCCGTGCCGCCGAGGAGTTGCGGTTGCACCTGCGCCGCGGCGATCTCGGCGGTGGGCTCGAGCTCCGCGAGCTTGAGGCGCCGGGAGGCGGCAAGATGTTCGGTGTGCTGGTCGTCGCGGCGCCGGATGGCCGCATCGGCTACCTCCGCGCGTTCTCGGGCATGCTCGCCGGCCACTGGCAGGTCGACGGCTTCGCGCCTCCGCTCTTCGATCAAGCCATGCGCGACACCTTCTGGCCCGCTGGCCAGGCCGAGCTGTCAGCGCTCGGCGACCGTCATGCCGCGCTGCGCGAGGGTGCCGACCCCGTCGCGCTGCGTGCGAGCCTCGTCGAGCTCGAGCACCTGCGTGCCGGGCTTTCGAGGCAGCTCTGGCAGCAGCTCTCCTACACCTACGTCATCCCCAATGCCCGGGGCGAGGAGCGGCCCCTGGGCGCACTGTTCGCGCCCGCGCCTCCGCCGGGCGGAGCGGGCGACTGCGCCGCGCCGAAGCTCCTCGCTCACGCCTACCGTCACCACCTGAGACCGTTGGCTCTCGCCGAGTTCTGGTGGGGGGCGCCACCGCTCACGGGAGAGCGACACGCGGGTGAGTATTACCCGGCATGTCGTGGCAAGTGTGGCCGGGTCCTGCCGTACATGCTCGAGGGACTGTCCGTCGAGGCGTCGCCGCTCCTCGAAGAGGCCGCTGGTGTGGTGGAGGACCCTCGGGTCGTGCACGAGGATCCCTGGGTGCTCGTCGTCGACAAGCCTCGCGGCCTCCTGTCGGTCCCTGGCCGCCACTCTCCGGGACGAGACTCGGTACTCGTCCGTCTCCGGCGAAAGTTCCCGGAGGAGTCCGGGCTGCACATCGTGCACCCCCTCGACTTCGAGGCTTCCGGGCTGATGCTCGTGGCCAGGGCGCCGGAGATCCACGCGGCGCTCCAGCGGCAGTTCGCGCGGAGCGAGGCCCACGCGCGCTACGTCGCCTGGCTCGACGGCCACGTCACCGGCGACCAGGGAGTCGTCGAGCTGCCCCTTCGGAGCGATGCCGATGATCGGCCCCGCCACATCGTGGATCCGCTCCACGGCAAGCGCGCCATCACCGAATGGTGCGTCACACAGCGCAGCGGTACTCGAACCCGGGTGGCGCTCATCCCCCGCACCGCGCGAACGCACCAGCTTCGGGTCCACGCCGCGCATCCGCTCGGCCTTGGCGCTCCGATCGTCGGCGACCTCCTTTACGGTGGTGACGGCACGCGCCTGATGCTCCACGCCGAAGCCGTGACGTTCATCCATCCGCGCACGGGCGAGCGCATCGACATCGAAAGCCTTGCTCCAGACTGGCCATACCCCGTGACCCGGAGCTGA